A single Bufo bufo chromosome 6, aBufBuf1.1, whole genome shotgun sequence DNA region contains:
- the METTL23 gene encoding methyltransferase-like protein 23 isoform X2, producing the protein MPITVLDSEYGMYVWPCAPVLAQYIWFHRASMTGKRVLEVGAGVSLPGIVAAKCGANVILSDSVVLPQCLENCLRSCAQNNLTEIPVIGLTWGEISPDLLALPPIDIILGSDVFYEPKDFEDVLVTVHFIMERNPSAEFWTSYQVRSANWSIESLLHKWHLRCLNIPLKTFNADGECLAGSKLPGRHSIQMMVITLKRNLTN; encoded by the exons ATGCCAATAACG GTTCTGGACTCGGAGTATGGGATGTATGTTTGGCCATGTGCCCCCGTCCTTGCCCAGTACATCTGGTTTCACCGAGCTTCAATGACTGGAAAGAGAGTGCTGGAG GTTGGCGCCGGTGTGAGTCTCCCTGGCATCGTGGCTGCTAAGTGTGGAGCCAACGTCATACTGTCCGACTCAGTGGTGCTGCCACAGTGTCTTGAGAACTGTTTAAGGAGCTGCGCTCAGAATAACCTCACTGAAATACCAGTCATCGGACTGACATGGGGCGAGATATCACCCGATCTGCTCGCCCTGCCACCCATCGACATCATTTTGGGATCTGATGTTTTCTATGAGCCAAAAG attttgaaGATGTTCTGGTCACTGTGCATTTCATAATGGAAAGAAACCCCAGCGCTGAATTCTGGACGAGTTACCAGGTCAGAAG TGCCAACTGGTCCATTGAGTCTCTCCTCCACAAGTGGCACCTCAGATGTTTGAACATCCCCCTAAAGACGTTTAATGCTGATGGAGAATGCCTGGCAGGATCCAAACTCCCAGGAAGGCACAGTATTCAGATGATGGTCATCACCTTGAAAAGAAATCTCACAAACTGA
- the METTL23 gene encoding methyltransferase-like protein 23 isoform X1, with protein MSGGEGRREPLVLSREYVFLQDEGGGGAERSPGLRLRIPEVLDSEYGMYVWPCAPVLAQYIWFHRASMTGKRVLEVGAGVSLPGIVAAKCGANVILSDSVVLPQCLENCLRSCAQNNLTEIPVIGLTWGEISPDLLALPPIDIILGSDVFYEPKDFEDVLVTVHFIMERNPSAEFWTSYQVRSANWSIESLLHKWHLRCLNIPLKTFNADGECLAGSKLPGRHSIQMMVITLKRNLTN; from the exons ATGTCtgggggtgagggaaggagagagccgCTGGTCCTGTCTCGGGAGTACGTGTTTCTCCAGGATGAGGGTGGCGGAGGAGCGGAGCGGTCCCCGGGGCTCAGGCTCCGCATCCCCGAG GTTCTGGACTCGGAGTATGGGATGTATGTTTGGCCATGTGCCCCCGTCCTTGCCCAGTACATCTGGTTTCACCGAGCTTCAATGACTGGAAAGAGAGTGCTGGAG GTTGGCGCCGGTGTGAGTCTCCCTGGCATCGTGGCTGCTAAGTGTGGAGCCAACGTCATACTGTCCGACTCAGTGGTGCTGCCACAGTGTCTTGAGAACTGTTTAAGGAGCTGCGCTCAGAATAACCTCACTGAAATACCAGTCATCGGACTGACATGGGGCGAGATATCACCCGATCTGCTCGCCCTGCCACCCATCGACATCATTTTGGGATCTGATGTTTTCTATGAGCCAAAAG attttgaaGATGTTCTGGTCACTGTGCATTTCATAATGGAAAGAAACCCCAGCGCTGAATTCTGGACGAGTTACCAGGTCAGAAG TGCCAACTGGTCCATTGAGTCTCTCCTCCACAAGTGGCACCTCAGATGTTTGAACATCCCCCTAAAGACGTTTAATGCTGATGGAGAATGCCTGGCAGGATCCAAACTCCCAGGAAGGCACAGTATTCAGATGATGGTCATCACCTTGAAAAGAAATCTCACAAACTGA